The sequence below is a genomic window from Candidatus Nanopelagicales bacterium.
CGGCATCCGCTGACGACCCTGATGGAGCGCATCGGCGACGTCTTCGTGGCGATGGGCTACGAGATCGCCGAGGGGCCCGAGGTCGAGACGGAGTGGTTCAACTTCGACGCGCTCAACCTCGGGCCGGACCACCCGGCGCGGTCGATGCAGGACACGTTCTTCGTCGGCTCCGCCGACAGCGGGGTGGTGCTGCGGACCCACACCTCGCCGGTGCAGATCCGGTCGCTGCTCGACCGCGACCTGCCGGTCTACGTGGTCTGTCCGGGCCGGGTGTTCCGTACCGACGAGCTCGACGCCACCCACACCCCGGTGTTCCACCAGGTCGAGGGCCTCGCCGTCGACGAGGGCATCACCATGGCCGACCTCAAGGGCACGCTGGACCACTTCGCCGCGGCGATGTTCGGCGAGGGCATCGTGACAAGGCTGCGGCCCTCGTACTTCCCGTTCACCGAGCCCAGCGCCGAGGTGGACCTGCAGTGCTTCGTGTGCCGCGGCGCCAGCGTCGGCGACCCGGACAACCCCTGCCGCACCTGCAGCAGCGAGGGCTGGATCGAGTGGGGCGGCTGCGGCATGGTCAACCCGCGCGTCCTGCAGGCGTGCGGTGTGGACCCGCAGCGCTACAGCGGGTTCGCCTTCGGCATGGGGATCGAGCGCACCCTGATGTTCCGGCACGGCGTCACCGACATGCGCGACATGGTCGAGGGCGACGTGCGGTTCACCCTGCCGTTCGGGCTGGAGGTCTGATGCGCGCCCCGCTGTCCTGGCTGCGCGAGTATGTCGACATCCCCGCCGACCAGACGGGGCGTGACGTCGCCGACCGGCTGATCGCCGCGGGCCTGGAGGTCGAGCGGGTCGAGACCGTCGCGGGCGACCTGGTGCCGCCGCTGGTGCTCGGCCGGGTCCTGGCGATCGACGAGCTCACCGAGTTCAAGAAGCCGATCCGTTTCTGCCGGGTCGAGGTCGGGCCTGCCCACGGCGGCGAGCGCGGGATCATCTGCGGCGCCAGCAACTTCGCGGTGGACGACCTGGTGGTCGTCGCGCTGCCGGGCGCGGTGCTGCCCGGCGGGTTCGAGATCACCGCACGCAAGACCTACGGCCACGTGTCCGACGGGATGATCTGCTCCGAGCGCGAGCTCGGCCTGGGCGAGGACCACGACGGGATCATGGTGCTCCCGCCGGACGCCGGCGTCCCCGGCGACGACGCCATGCCCGTGCTGGGCCTCGGCGACGAGGTCCTGGACATCGCGGTCACGCCCGACCGCGGCTACGCCCTCAGCATCCGCGGGATCGCCCGCGAGGCCGCCACGGCCTACGGACTGCCCCTGCTCGACCCGGGCCTGGAGCTGGTCGACCTGCCCGCCCCCGTCGCGGGCGCCGCGCCGCACCCGTGCGGGAGCGAGGACCTCGTCGCGTGCGACCTGTTCACGCTGCGCACGCTGGTCGGCTTCGACCCGCATGTCCCCACCCCGGTATGGATGCGCCGCCGCCTGACGGCGTGCGGCATGCGGTCGGTGTCCCTCGCGGTCGACGTGACCAACTACGTGATGCTCGAGACCGGTCAGCCGCTGCACGCCTTCGACCTGCGCAAGCTGCGCGGGCCGGTCGTGGCCCGGCGGGCCCGCCCCGGGGAGCAGCTGGAGACCCTGGACCACGTCGCCCGCACGCTCGACTCCGACGACATCGTCATCAGCGACGACCGCGGCGCGGTCGGCCTGGCCGGGACCATGGGCGGGCTGGAGACCGAGATCGACGACGACTCCACCGACATCGCGCTGGAGGCGGCGCACTTCTCGCCGTCCGGGGTGGCGCGGATGTCGCGGCGGCACAAGCTGTCCAGCGAGGCGTCACGCCGGTTCGAGCGCGGCGTCGACCGGGTGCTGGCCCCCTACGCGTCCGCCCGTGCGCTGGCGCTGCTGCAGCGGCTCGGGGGCGGCACCTACCTCGGGATGACCGCGGTGGAGGCGCCGTACGAGCCCGCGACCGTGGTGATGGCCGCGGGTCACCCGGCGGAGGTCGCCGGGATGACCATCCCGCGCGAGACCGTCGAACGGCACCTGCGCTCCGTCGGCTGCGAGGTGACGGCGGACGGTGACGGCGAGGACGCGCTGCTGCGCGTCGACCCGCCCTCCTGGCGCCCGGACCTGGTCGACCCGCAGGACCTGGTCGAGGAGATCGTCCGCCTGGTCGGCTACCAGAACCTGCCGGCCACGCTGCCGAAGGCCTCCGCCGGCTACGGCTGGACTGCCGGCCAGCGGGTGCGCCGACGCGTGGGCCTCGCGCTGGCGGGCGCCGGCTTCGTCGAGGTCCTCGACTACCCGTTCGTCGGCGCGGCCGAGCTGGACGCGCTCATGGTGCCGGCCGACGACCCGCGCCGGCGGATGCTCCTGCTGGCGAACCCGCTGTCCGACGAGCAGCCCGGCCTGCGCACCACGCTGCTGCCGGGCCTGCTCGCGGCGGTGCGCCGCAACGTGGGCCGCGGCAACGACGACATCGCCGTGTACGAGGTGGGCGCGGTCGTGCGGCTGCGCGACGGCCAGTCGCCCACGGGGATCAGCGATCCCCCACGCCCGGACGTGCACGACCGGCCCGAGGATGCCGAGCTGGCGGCGCTGGAGGCGCTCCTGCCCGACCAGCCGCGGCACCTGGCAGTCGCTCTCACGGGGTCCCGCGAGCCGGCCGGCTGGTGGGGCGCGGCGCGTCCGGCCGCCTGGGCCGACGCGGTCCAGGCCGCCCGGCTGGTGGCCGACACCGTGGGCGCCGGGCTGACGGTCCGTACGGGCAGCACCGCCCCGTTCCACCCGGGTCGCTGCGCCGAGCTCGTCGTCGGTGACGAGGTCGTCGGGCACGCGGGCGAGCTGCACCCCCGGGTAGTGGAGGCGTTCGGCCTGCCGGCCCGCACCGCGGCCATGGAGCTCGACCTCGACGCGCTCGTCGCGGCCGCCCGCGACGTGACACCCGCCCCGGCCGTGGTCACGATGCCGCTGGCCAAGGAGGACCTCGCGGTCGTGGTCGACGCCGACGTCCCCGCAGCCGACCTGGCGGCCGCCCTGGTCGACGGCGCCGGTGAGCTGCTGGAGTCGTTGCGGCTGTTCGACGTCTACACCGGCTCCCAGGTCGGAGAGGGTCGCAAGTCGCTCGCCTTCGCGTTGCGGTTCCGTGCCCCCGACCGGACGCTGTCCGCCGAGGAGACCGCGGCCGCGCGGGAGGCGGCGCTGGCCGAGGCCTCGCGCCGCCACGGCGCCGTGCTCCGCGGCGCCTGACCCACGCCCGACGCCCCGTCCGGCCGACCGTCGAGGGCCGAGCCGGACGGGGCGTCCGTGGTCGTCAGCGGTCGGACAGCAGCCGCCTCGCCGCCCACGGCAGGGACAGGATCCGCCGCTCCACGGAGACCAGCGTGTCCGCCGAGGTCGCGAAGACGGCCCGGTCGACCCCCGCGCCGCCGTCGAGCAGGTCGGCGCCGGCCCCGCCCCACAGCAGGTCGTTGCCGCCCCCGCCGCGCAGGACGTCGTCACCGCCCAGCCCGACCAGCACGTCGTCGCCCGCGAGTCCGCACACGACGTCGCGTCCCGGGGTTCCCACCAGGAGGTCGTTCCCCGAGGTTCCTGTCACGGTGCACTCCGGCTCCGCGGGCGGAGCCGCGGTCACCGTCACGGTGACATTCGCGGGGGAGGACCGCAGCTCCCCGTCGTCGGCGGCGTACGACACCACGTCGTCGCCGGCGAAGCCCGGCTGCGGCGTGTAGCGCAGCACCCCGTCGACGATCGCTGCGCTCCCGTGTGCGGGTTCGGTGAGGATCACCGCGGTGAGGGCGTCCCCGTCGACGTCGCCGTCGTTGGCCAGCACGTCCACGTCGACCGGAGCCCCGGAGTC
It includes:
- the pheS gene encoding phenylalanine--tRNA ligase subunit alpha, translated to MSAPNNSFDPVEVASLSEESVAAMVADALAAVAAAGDLDALKEARLAHAGDRSPLALANREIGALPPAAKAEVGKRMGAARGRVREALEARQQVLEEERDARVLVEEAVDVTLPWDRDPRGARHPLTTLMERIGDVFVAMGYEIAEGPEVETEWFNFDALNLGPDHPARSMQDTFFVGSADSGVVLRTHTSPVQIRSLLDRDLPVYVVCPGRVFRTDELDATHTPVFHQVEGLAVDEGITMADLKGTLDHFAAAMFGEGIVTRLRPSYFPFTEPSAEVDLQCFVCRGASVGDPDNPCRTCSSEGWIEWGGCGMVNPRVLQACGVDPQRYSGFAFGMGIERTLMFRHGVTDMRDMVEGDVRFTLPFGLEV
- the pheT gene encoding phenylalanine--tRNA ligase subunit beta, coding for MRAPLSWLREYVDIPADQTGRDVADRLIAAGLEVERVETVAGDLVPPLVLGRVLAIDELTEFKKPIRFCRVEVGPAHGGERGIICGASNFAVDDLVVVALPGAVLPGGFEITARKTYGHVSDGMICSERELGLGEDHDGIMVLPPDAGVPGDDAMPVLGLGDEVLDIAVTPDRGYALSIRGIAREAATAYGLPLLDPGLELVDLPAPVAGAAPHPCGSEDLVACDLFTLRTLVGFDPHVPTPVWMRRRLTACGMRSVSLAVDVTNYVMLETGQPLHAFDLRKLRGPVVARRARPGEQLETLDHVARTLDSDDIVISDDRGAVGLAGTMGGLETEIDDDSTDIALEAAHFSPSGVARMSRRHKLSSEASRRFERGVDRVLAPYASARALALLQRLGGGTYLGMTAVEAPYEPATVVMAAGHPAEVAGMTIPRETVERHLRSVGCEVTADGDGEDALLRVDPPSWRPDLVDPQDLVEEIVRLVGYQNLPATLPKASAGYGWTAGQRVRRRVGLALAGAGFVEVLDYPFVGAAELDALMVPADDPRRRMLLLANPLSDEQPGLRTTLLPGLLAAVRRNVGRGNDDIAVYEVGAVVRLRDGQSPTGISDPPRPDVHDRPEDAELAALEALLPDQPRHLAVALTGSREPAGWWGAARPAAWADAVQAARLVADTVGAGLTVRTGSTAPFHPGRCAELVVGDEVVGHAGELHPRVVEAFGLPARTAAMELDLDALVAAARDVTPAPAVVTMPLAKEDLAVVVDADVPAADLAAALVDGAGELLESLRLFDVYTGSQVGEGRKSLAFALRFRAPDRTLSAEETAAAREAALAEASRRHGAVLRGA